A single window of Mycobacterium sp. ITM-2016-00318 DNA harbors:
- a CDS encoding CsbD family protein yields the protein MADNNSGPEEAIKGVVEGAKGKAKEVAGAVTGRDDLYNEGKAQQDKGDAQRNAAQKEAEAESARGAAKVAEERQKAEQEG from the coding sequence ATGGCGGACAACAACAGCGGTCCCGAAGAGGCCATCAAGGGCGTCGTCGAAGGCGCGAAGGGCAAGGCCAAGGAGGTCGCGGGTGCCGTGACCGGTCGCGACGACCTCTACAACGAGGGCAAGGCTCAGCAGGACAAAGGCGATGCGCAGCGCAACGCAGCCCAGAAGGAAGCCGAAGCGGAAAGCGCCCGCGGTGCCGCGAAGGTCGCCGAGGAGCGCCAGAAGGCCGAGCAAGAGGGCTGA
- a CDS encoding acyl-CoA dehydrogenase family protein, with amino-acid sequence MGNVVKYERTLFEPEHELFRESYRTFLDRHVAPFHDQWEKDKIVDRDVWLEAGKQGFLGMDVPEEYGGGGNPDFRYNCIITEETTAGRYSGIGWGLHNDIIAPYLLKLATDEQKQRWLPKFCSGEIITAIAMTEPGTGSDLQGIKAKAVKTGDHYVLNGSKTFITNGINADLVIVVAQTDPEKGAQGFSLLVVERDMEGFERGRKLDKIGLDGQDTAELSFTDVKVPAENLLGEEGMGFIYLMQNLPQERLNIAVMAAAAMEAVLTETLQYTKERKAFGKPIGSQQNSRFLLAELATDATVVRIMVDEFIRLHLDGRLSAEQASMAKWYSTEKQVHLVDRCLQLHGGYGYMREYNVARAYLDARVQTIYGGTTEIMKEIIGRSLGV; translated from the coding sequence GTGGGCAACGTCGTCAAATACGAACGCACTCTCTTCGAGCCCGAGCACGAACTGTTCCGCGAGTCCTACCGGACGTTCCTGGACCGGCACGTCGCGCCGTTCCACGACCAGTGGGAGAAGGACAAGATCGTCGACCGCGACGTCTGGTTGGAAGCCGGCAAGCAGGGCTTCCTCGGCATGGATGTGCCAGAGGAGTACGGCGGCGGCGGCAATCCGGACTTCCGCTACAACTGCATCATCACCGAGGAGACCACGGCGGGCCGGTACAGCGGCATCGGCTGGGGCCTGCACAACGACATCATCGCGCCGTACCTGCTCAAGCTGGCCACCGACGAGCAGAAGCAGCGCTGGCTGCCGAAGTTCTGTTCGGGCGAGATCATCACCGCGATCGCCATGACCGAACCAGGCACCGGCAGTGACCTGCAGGGCATCAAGGCCAAGGCGGTCAAAACAGGTGACCACTATGTGCTCAATGGTTCCAAGACGTTCATCACCAACGGCATCAACGCCGATCTGGTGATCGTGGTGGCCCAGACCGATCCCGAAAAGGGCGCGCAGGGCTTCTCCCTGCTGGTCGTCGAGCGGGACATGGAGGGCTTCGAACGCGGACGGAAACTGGACAAGATCGGGTTGGACGGACAGGACACCGCCGAGCTGTCGTTCACCGACGTGAAGGTGCCCGCCGAAAACCTGCTCGGCGAAGAGGGCATGGGCTTCATCTACCTGATGCAGAACCTGCCGCAGGAACGGTTGAACATCGCGGTCATGGCGGCCGCTGCCATGGAGGCCGTGCTGACCGAGACGCTGCAGTACACCAAGGAGCGCAAGGCCTTCGGCAAGCCGATCGGCAGCCAGCAGAACAGCCGCTTCCTGTTGGCCGAATTAGCCACGGATGCAACGGTTGTGCGCATCATGGTCGACGAGTTCATCCGCTTGCATCTGGACGGCAGGCTGTCCGCGGAGCAGGCTTCGATGGCGAAGTGGTACTCCACCGAGAAGCAGGTGCACCTCGTCGACCGCTGTCTCCAGCTGCACGGCGGTTACGGGTACATGAGGGAGTACAACGTTGCGCGGGCCTATCTGGACGCGCGGGTACAGACCATCTACGGCGGCACCACCGAGATCATGAAAGAGATCATCGGACGCTCGCTGGGCGTGTAG
- a CDS encoding LGFP repeat-containing protein — protein sequence MSGERALLNSVFGRIAAAVLAAVVALLPLSPLAAATPESDAADVINQAYDASGGVAGPMGPSDGGVYPVGGGFGQNFAGGKILFTPDTGAHPMTGAILQKYDSLGGAADGDLGFPTIDEGPGKAPGSRNTTFSAADKPVIFWTPDTGAHVVRGAINAAWDKLGGSAGILGVPTEDEVFRGDLVSQKFTGGELTWNRSSKEFTTVPPDLAGQLAGLTVPDDATSAINAARRAAGGPLGPLGAKQGQQYSIGPDGAGQDFTGGKIFYSPATGANVVSGQVLKKYESVGGPQSDLGLPTSNEADGGLKTGSRVITFSAEDKPLIFWTPDYGAFIVRGAMNAAWDKLGGAIGPLGPPVADQTDDGNVVAQRFTGGEISWDKQSQKFSTEPANLASGLAGLTVPGYEPPDASNAAAPNSNERNWLTPSWWWLLAGIPLLLVIGLILVATLRKRRGGDDDGKDPFDSEFETEFEVDRNHDTTAEAEAVRLAGSDEYGRARLAENYGRPSGSEPSGLGEGIRDPFEQSAFDESDDDGDEFSELEPEPDDSVTAPTRIPAEADTNAGRHSSVEPDEPPADMDEPATPPPPPDPDSSDPPAAQTAFRLPLDDPYTAPVGYAIKADTKSGMYWGPESDLYDHIPADVYFINEEFARANGFVKAD from the coding sequence ATGAGTGGGGAGCGTGCCCTGCTGAACTCCGTTTTCGGCCGCATAGCGGCTGCTGTACTGGCCGCGGTTGTGGCGCTCCTGCCGCTGTCGCCGTTGGCGGCGGCGACCCCGGAATCCGATGCCGCGGACGTGATCAACCAGGCCTACGACGCCAGTGGAGGCGTGGCGGGCCCGATGGGACCCAGCGACGGCGGCGTCTATCCCGTCGGCGGCGGCTTCGGACAGAACTTCGCGGGCGGCAAGATCCTGTTCACCCCCGACACCGGCGCCCATCCCATGACGGGCGCGATCCTGCAGAAATACGACTCGCTCGGCGGCGCCGCAGACGGAGACCTGGGTTTTCCCACCATCGACGAAGGCCCGGGCAAGGCTCCCGGCAGCCGCAACACCACGTTCAGCGCGGCCGACAAGCCCGTCATCTTCTGGACGCCGGACACCGGCGCACATGTCGTCAGGGGAGCGATCAACGCCGCCTGGGACAAACTCGGCGGGTCGGCGGGGATCCTGGGCGTACCGACCGAGGACGAGGTCTTCAGAGGAGACCTCGTATCGCAGAAGTTCACCGGCGGTGAACTCACCTGGAACCGGTCCAGTAAGGAGTTCACGACCGTGCCGCCCGATCTCGCGGGGCAGCTGGCCGGGCTGACCGTGCCCGACGACGCCACCTCGGCGATCAACGCCGCGCGCCGGGCCGCCGGCGGGCCGCTTGGGCCGCTCGGCGCCAAGCAGGGGCAGCAGTACTCGATCGGGCCCGACGGCGCGGGGCAGGACTTCACCGGCGGCAAGATCTTCTACAGCCCGGCCACCGGCGCCAATGTCGTCAGCGGCCAGGTCCTGAAAAAATACGAGTCCGTCGGTGGTCCGCAAAGCGACCTGGGACTTCCTACGAGCAACGAGGCCGACGGCGGTCTGAAGACCGGCAGTCGGGTCATCACATTCTCCGCCGAGGACAAGCCGCTGATCTTCTGGACGCCCGACTACGGGGCGTTCATCGTGCGGGGCGCGATGAACGCGGCCTGGGACAAACTCGGTGGCGCGATCGGTCCGCTCGGGCCTCCGGTGGCCGATCAGACGGACGACGGCAACGTCGTAGCCCAACGGTTCACCGGCGGCGAGATCTCCTGGGACAAGCAGAGCCAAAAGTTCAGCACTGAGCCGGCAAACCTGGCCTCGGGCCTGGCCGGCCTGACGGTACCGGGCTACGAACCGCCGGACGCCTCGAACGCCGCCGCGCCGAATTCCAATGAGCGCAACTGGCTCACCCCGTCATGGTGGTGGCTGCTGGCGGGCATCCCACTCCTGCTTGTGATCGGCCTGATCCTGGTTGCGACGCTGCGCAAACGGCGGGGCGGCGACGACGACGGGAAGGACCCGTTCGACTCCGAGTTTGAAACCGAATTCGAAGTCGACCGCAACCACGACACCACGGCCGAAGCCGAGGCCGTGCGACTCGCAGGATCCGACGAGTACGGCAGAGCGCGACTGGCCGAGAATTACGGGAGGCCTTCGGGCTCTGAGCCGTCTGGACTTGGCGAGGGCATTCGAGACCCGTTCGAGCAGTCCGCCTTCGACGAGTCGGACGATGACGGCGACGAGTTCTCCGAACTCGAACCCGAACCCGACGATTCCGTGACTGCTCCGACGCGAATCCCGGCGGAGGCGGATACGAATGCTGGCAGGCACTCGTCGGTGGAACCCGACGAGCCGCCTGCGGATATGGATGAGCCCGCTACGCCGCCTCCACCGCCCGACCCCGACAGCTCGGATCCGCCGGCAGCTCAGACCGCATTCCGACTACCGCTCGACGATCCGTATACGGCGCCTGTCGGGTATGCGATCAAGGCGGACACCAAATCTGGGATGTATTGGGGGCCGGAGAGCGACCTCTACGACCACATTCCGGCCGACGTCTACTTCATCAACGAGGAGTTCGCCCGCGCCAACGGGTTCGTCAAGGCCGACTGA
- the lexA gene encoding transcriptional repressor LexA yields MSEDRTDTQKNASGGGLTERQRTILQVIRASVSSRGYPPSIREIGDAVGLTSTSSVAHQLRTLEKKGFLRRDPNRPRAVDVRGADDMVTPIVNTDVAGSDALPEPTFVPVLGRIAAGGPILAEEAVEDVFPLPRELVGEGSLFLLKVVGDSMVDAAICDGDWVVVRQQNVADNGDIVAAMIDGEATVKSFKRTRGQVWLMPHNPAFDPIPGNDAAVLGKVVTVIRKI; encoded by the coding sequence ATGAGCGAGGACCGGACGGACACTCAGAAGAACGCCTCAGGCGGCGGCCTGACCGAGCGTCAGCGCACGATCCTGCAGGTCATCCGCGCCTCGGTGAGCAGCCGCGGATATCCGCCCAGCATCCGGGAAATCGGCGACGCAGTGGGCCTGACGTCCACCTCGTCGGTCGCCCATCAGCTTCGGACACTCGAGAAGAAGGGCTTCCTTCGCCGCGATCCGAACCGCCCGCGCGCTGTCGACGTCCGTGGCGCCGACGATATGGTGACGCCGATCGTGAACACTGATGTGGCGGGTTCCGACGCGCTGCCTGAGCCGACATTCGTCCCGGTGCTCGGCCGTATCGCGGCAGGCGGTCCGATCCTGGCCGAGGAGGCCGTGGAGGACGTCTTCCCGCTACCCCGCGAACTCGTGGGCGAGGGGTCGCTGTTCCTGCTCAAGGTGGTCGGCGACTCGATGGTCGACGCGGCCATCTGCGACGGCGACTGGGTGGTCGTGCGTCAGCAGAACGTCGCCGACAACGGCGATATCGTCGCGGCGATGATCGACGGTGAGGCCACGGTCAAGAGCTTCAAGCGCACCCGCGGTCAGGTGTGGCTGATGCCGCACAACCCGGCCTTTGATCCGATTCCGGGCAATGACGCAGCGGTTCTCGGCAAGGTCGTCACCGTGATACGCAAGATCTGA
- a CDS encoding LysM peptidoglycan-binding domain-containing protein — protein sequence MTVLDTREVLAGPVVRRPQRPPAARRPYRTPQSRRRPAVAPMRYRGPGVVMSRASHRRRPITPAATVGLALLAALITVWLGVVAQFGGVVGTAGSSSPVPDTLSVVQVQAGETLAHVAHRVAPDAPVAHVVDRIRELNQLESASLDAGQTLIAPVG from the coding sequence ATGACAGTTCTGGACACGCGAGAAGTCCTGGCAGGACCGGTCGTGCGGCGGCCTCAGCGCCCGCCTGCAGCGCGGCGTCCATACCGCACCCCGCAGAGCAGGCGGCGGCCGGCCGTTGCGCCGATGCGATACCGCGGTCCCGGTGTGGTGATGTCGCGGGCTTCCCACCGCAGGCGCCCGATCACCCCTGCCGCCACGGTCGGTCTGGCTCTGCTGGCCGCGCTGATCACGGTGTGGCTGGGTGTGGTGGCGCAGTTCGGCGGGGTCGTCGGCACTGCCGGCTCGTCGTCGCCGGTGCCGGACACGCTTTCTGTAGTCCAGGTACAGGCGGGGGAGACGCTCGCGCATGTCGCTCACCGGGTTGCCCCCGATGCGCCCGTCGCCCATGTCGTGGACCGCATCCGCGAACTCAACCAGCTCGAGTCCGCGTCGCTTGACGCCGGGCAGACCCTGATCGCCCCGGTCGGCTGA
- the nrdR gene encoding transcriptional regulator NrdR, with the protein MHCPFCRHPDSRVVDSRETDEGQAIRRRRSCPECGRRFTTVETAVLAVVKRSGVTEPFSREKVIKGVRRACQGRDVDDDALMLLAQQVEDAVRATGSPEVASHEVGLAILGPLRDLDEVAYLRFASVYRSFSSADDFEREIEALRAHREVPTSG; encoded by the coding sequence ATGCACTGTCCGTTCTGCCGCCATCCCGATTCCCGGGTCGTCGACTCGCGGGAAACCGACGAGGGCCAGGCGATCCGGCGTCGCAGGTCATGCCCTGAGTGCGGACGCCGGTTCACCACGGTGGAGACCGCCGTACTCGCGGTGGTGAAGCGCAGCGGGGTCACCGAGCCGTTCAGCCGCGAAAAGGTCATCAAGGGCGTGCGCCGGGCGTGCCAGGGCCGCGATGTCGACGATGACGCCCTGATGCTCTTGGCGCAGCAGGTGGAAGACGCCGTTCGCGCCACGGGCTCACCGGAAGTGGCGAGCCACGAAGTGGGGCTGGCCATCCTCGGCCCGCTCCGCGATCTCGACGAGGTCGCCTACCTGAGATTCGCTTCCGTGTACCGGTCGTTCTCGTCTGCCGACGATTTCGAACGCGAGATCGAGGCGTTGCGGGCTCATCGCGAGGTTCCGACGTCGGGCTGA
- a CDS encoding PhzF family phenazine biosynthesis protein, whose product MAIDVTVLRVFTDAEGKFGNPLGVVDARTVAPAERQRIATALGYSETIFVDLPRAGAKTAQARIFTPATELPFAGHPTVGASWWLRDIGSPIRTLQVPAGVVAVSYDDDIAAVRARAGWAPEFAIYELDSTDELFAAEPDDYPDDVENYLWTWTDKDNGVLRSRMFAPGLGIPEDEATGAAAVRITDHLSRDLTIVQGKGSVIKTQWSADGWVWVAGRVVTDGARQID is encoded by the coding sequence ATGGCCATCGACGTGACAGTGCTGCGCGTCTTCACCGATGCGGAGGGGAAATTCGGCAACCCGCTCGGTGTCGTCGACGCGAGGACGGTGGCACCCGCTGAACGACAGCGGATCGCCACCGCACTCGGTTACAGCGAGACGATATTCGTCGACCTTCCAAGGGCCGGCGCGAAGACGGCACAAGCCAGGATCTTCACTCCCGCCACCGAATTGCCCTTCGCCGGCCACCCCACCGTCGGCGCGTCGTGGTGGCTGCGCGACATCGGCAGCCCGATCCGCACACTTCAGGTGCCGGCCGGCGTCGTTGCGGTGAGCTATGACGACGACATCGCCGCCGTCCGGGCGCGCGCCGGTTGGGCGCCGGAGTTCGCGATATACGAGCTCGACTCCACCGACGAGCTGTTCGCGGCGGAACCGGACGACTATCCCGACGATGTCGAGAACTACCTGTGGACGTGGACCGACAAAGACAACGGCGTCCTTCGCTCCCGGATGTTCGCGCCCGGTCTCGGCATACCCGAGGACGAGGCCACGGGCGCGGCGGCCGTTCGCATCACCGACCACCTGAGCCGCGACCTGACTATCGTCCAGGGCAAAGGCTCGGTCATCAAGACGCAGTGGAGTGCCGACGGATGGGTGTGGGTCGCGGGTCGGGTGGTGACCGACGGGGCGCGGCAGATCGACTGA
- a CDS encoding alpha/beta fold hydrolase, whose product MTARKSAKPNLRPVRELTPTLEHRTIHGYRRAYRIAGSGPAILLIHGIGDNSTTWSSVQSTLAQRFTVIAPDLLGHGKSDKPRADYSVAAYANGMRDLLSVLDIERVTVVGHSLGGGVAMQFAYQFPQLVDRLILVGAGGVTKDVNFALRIASLPMGSEALALLRLPLVLPAVQAAGRIAGLAIGRTGVGRDLPQMLRILKDLPEPTASSAFARTLRAVVDWRGQVVTMLDRCYLTKSVPVQLIWGSRDSVIPVSHALLAHAAMPGSQLEIFEGAGHFPFHDDPDRFVEIVERFIDSSEPATYDQELLRGLLRDGAGDETISGPIGTRVAVLDAIDADERSAT is encoded by the coding sequence ATGACGGCTCGAAAGTCTGCAAAACCCAATCTCCGGCCCGTGCGTGAGCTCACGCCCACCCTGGAGCACCGCACCATCCACGGCTACCGGCGCGCCTACCGCATCGCCGGATCGGGTCCTGCGATCCTGCTGATCCACGGCATCGGTGACAACTCCACGACGTGGAGCAGCGTGCAATCGACTCTTGCGCAACGCTTCACGGTTATCGCCCCGGACCTGCTCGGGCACGGCAAGTCGGACAAACCCCGCGCCGACTACTCGGTCGCGGCGTACGCGAACGGGATGCGGGACCTGCTCAGCGTCCTCGACATCGAGCGGGTGACGGTGGTCGGGCATTCTCTCGGCGGCGGCGTCGCGATGCAGTTCGCCTACCAGTTCCCCCAGCTGGTGGACCGACTGATTCTGGTCGGCGCCGGCGGTGTGACCAAGGACGTGAACTTCGCGCTGCGGATCGCGTCCCTGCCGATGGGCAGCGAAGCCCTTGCGCTGCTACGTCTTCCGCTGGTGCTACCCGCCGTACAGGCGGCGGGTCGGATCGCCGGGCTTGCCATCGGCAGAACCGGGGTGGGTCGCGACCTGCCGCAGATGCTGCGCATTCTCAAGGATCTCCCTGAGCCCACCGCATCTTCGGCCTTCGCCCGCACACTTCGCGCAGTGGTCGACTGGCGCGGCCAGGTCGTCACCATGCTGGACCGATGTTATCTAACCAAATCCGTGCCAGTGCAACTTATCTGGGGCTCGCGGGATTCGGTGATCCCCGTCAGCCACGCACTACTCGCCCACGCCGCGATGCCCGGCTCACAGCTGGAGATATTCGAAGGCGCCGGGCACTTCCCCTTCCACGACGACCCCGATCGCTTCGTCGAGATCGTCGAGCGCTTCATCGATTCATCCGAGCCCGCCACCTACGACCAGGAGTTGTTGCGGGGCCTGCTGCGCGACGGCGCCGGGGACGAGACGATCTCGGGCCCGATCGGCACCCGTGTCGCGGTCCTCGACGCGATCGACGCGGACGAGCGCAGCGCCACCTGA
- a CDS encoding PAC2 family protein: MYELEFPAPELSSSDGRGPVLVHALEGFSDAGHAIRLSAQHLKDSLDTELVASFAIDELLDYRSRRPLMTFRTDHFTHYEEPELSLYALHDSVGTPFLLLAGMEPDLRWERFIRAVRLLAERLGVRQTIGLGTIPMAVPHTRPITLTAHASNKELIAGHTPWVGEVQVPGSVSNLLEYRMAQHGHDSVGFTVHVPHYLAQTDYPAAAEALLTQVAKSGSLQLPLAALSEAAAEVAAKVEEQVGSSAEVAQVVEALERQYDAFIAAQENKSLLARDEDLPSGDELGAEFERFLAQQARDKKTKEGFQDGDDGH; the protein is encoded by the coding sequence ATGTACGAGCTGGAGTTCCCCGCACCCGAGCTGTCGTCGTCAGATGGGCGCGGGCCGGTGCTGGTCCACGCGTTGGAGGGGTTCTCGGACGCCGGGCACGCCATCCGACTGTCCGCGCAGCACCTGAAGGACTCACTTGACACGGAATTGGTCGCATCGTTCGCCATCGACGAGCTGCTCGACTACCGGTCGCGCCGGCCGTTGATGACCTTTCGGACCGACCACTTCACCCATTACGAAGAACCCGAGCTCAGCCTCTACGCCCTGCACGACAGTGTCGGCACCCCATTTCTACTGCTCGCGGGCATGGAACCGGACTTGCGCTGGGAGCGCTTCATCAGAGCGGTGCGGCTGCTCGCCGAGCGGCTCGGCGTCCGGCAGACGATCGGGCTCGGGACAATTCCGATGGCGGTTCCGCACACCCGTCCGATAACGCTGACCGCCCACGCCAGCAACAAGGAGCTGATCGCCGGACACACCCCGTGGGTCGGCGAGGTCCAGGTCCCCGGCAGCGTGTCCAATCTGCTGGAGTACCGCATGGCCCAGCACGGACACGATTCGGTCGGGTTCACCGTGCACGTGCCGCACTATCTGGCCCAGACTGATTACCCGGCTGCCGCCGAGGCGCTGCTGACCCAGGTGGCCAAGTCCGGCTCGCTGCAGCTGCCACTGGCGGCGCTGTCGGAGGCCGCTGCCGAGGTGGCGGCCAAAGTCGAGGAACAGGTGGGGTCGAGCGCCGAGGTCGCTCAAGTGGTGGAGGCATTGGAGCGCCAGTACGATGCCTTCATCGCGGCCCAGGAGAACAAATCACTGCTGGCCCGCGACGAGGATCTGCCCAGCGGTGACGAACTCGGCGCCGAGTTCGAACGCTTTCTCGCGCAGCAGGCCCGGGACAAAAAGACAAAAGAAGGCTTCCAAGACGGGGACGACGGCCATTAG
- a CDS encoding serine protease, which yields MRVSVALVAGLLASTAGCAAAAPPPEPRASVPPSAPSRTAAAPVPPDPKVGALFLGAGDLHTCTAGVLDAKGGDLILTAAHCVAEDVDTTFVAGFFDTADQGDIWRVDGIYLDPRWVQNQDPLADFAILRVARDGGGTVETEAGGGLTIGTAPKPGTEVTVTGYGLGVGGGPIGCKGETESAQEGFPSLPCGGLIGGTRGSPWTIGSTVTGLVGGLDGGGCDENVSYSPPFDEKVVALKKTADHPTLHLRYSTTTARCGTG from the coding sequence ATGCGGGTGTCGGTGGCGCTGGTGGCCGGGCTGCTGGCCTCCACAGCCGGCTGCGCTGCCGCCGCGCCCCCGCCCGAGCCGCGCGCGTCCGTCCCGCCGTCGGCGCCGAGTAGGACGGCGGCCGCCCCGGTACCGCCGGACCCGAAGGTCGGCGCGCTGTTCCTTGGTGCGGGCGATCTGCATACCTGCACCGCGGGCGTGCTCGACGCGAAAGGCGGCGATCTGATCCTCACCGCCGCGCACTGCGTCGCCGAGGACGTCGACACCACGTTCGTCGCAGGCTTCTTCGACACCGCGGACCAGGGCGACATCTGGCGCGTCGACGGGATCTATCTCGACCCCCGCTGGGTGCAGAACCAGGATCCCTTGGCGGACTTCGCGATTCTGCGAGTGGCCCGCGACGGCGGTGGCACCGTCGAGACCGAGGCGGGCGGCGGGCTGACGATCGGTACGGCGCCCAAACCGGGTACCGAGGTCACCGTCACCGGATACGGGCTCGGTGTCGGCGGCGGACCGATCGGCTGCAAGGGCGAAACGGAGTCGGCGCAGGAAGGGTTTCCGTCGCTGCCGTGCGGAGGGCTGATCGGTGGGACACGCGGTTCGCCGTGGACGATCGGATCGACCGTCACCGGCTTAGTCGGCGGGCTCGACGGCGGTGGATGCGACGAAAACGTCTCGTACTCACCGCCGTTCGACGAAAAGGTCGTCGCGCTGAAGAAGACGGCGGACCATCCGACGCTGCACCTGCGGTATTCGACGACGACTGCTAGGTGCGGAACTGGCTGA
- the sthA gene encoding Si-specific NAD(P)(+) transhydrogenase encodes MLEYDLVVIGSGPGGQKAAIAAAKLGKSVAVIERGRMLGGVCVNTGTIPSKTLREAVVYLTGMSQRELYGASYRVKEKITPADLLARTSHVITKEQDVVRSQLMRNRVDLITGHGRFRDEHTISVDDQTRGETTTVRGDYIVIATGTKPARPAGVEFDENRVLDSDGILDLKHLPQSMVVVGAGVIGIEYASMFAALGTKVTVVEKRDSMLDFCDPEVVEALKFHLRDLAVTFRFGEEVTAVDVGAAGTVTTLASGKQIPAETVMYSAGRQGQTEHLDAENAGLEVDRRGRIFVDDQFQTKVDHIYAVGDVIGFPALAATSMDQGRLAAYHAFGEPTKGITELQPIGIYSIPEVSYVGATEVDLTRDSIPYEVGVSRYRELARGQIAGDSYGMLKLLVSTEDLRLLGVHIFGSTATELVHIGQAVMGCGGTVEYLVDAVFNYPTFSEAYKVAALDVMNKLRALSQFRT; translated from the coding sequence GTGCTGGAGTACGACCTCGTCGTCATCGGTTCAGGTCCCGGCGGGCAGAAGGCCGCCATCGCGGCGGCGAAGCTCGGCAAGTCCGTCGCTGTCATCGAGCGGGGCAGGATGCTCGGCGGAGTCTGCGTGAACACCGGAACCATCCCGTCCAAGACGCTTCGCGAAGCGGTGGTCTACCTGACCGGTATGAGCCAGCGGGAGCTTTATGGCGCTAGTTACCGGGTCAAGGAGAAGATCACGCCCGCCGACCTGCTGGCCCGCACCTCCCATGTCATCACCAAGGAACAGGACGTGGTGCGCAGCCAGCTGATGCGCAACCGCGTCGACCTGATCACCGGCCACGGCCGTTTCCGCGACGAGCACACCATCTCCGTGGATGACCAGACTCGCGGCGAAACAACCACCGTCAGAGGCGATTACATCGTGATCGCCACGGGAACCAAGCCTGCGCGCCCCGCCGGTGTGGAGTTCGACGAGAACAGGGTGCTCGACTCCGACGGAATTCTGGACCTCAAACACCTCCCCCAGTCGATGGTCGTGGTCGGCGCAGGCGTGATCGGCATCGAGTACGCGTCGATGTTCGCCGCGCTCGGCACGAAGGTCACGGTCGTCGAGAAGCGCGACAGCATGCTGGATTTCTGCGACCCGGAGGTGGTCGAGGCGCTGAAGTTCCATTTACGCGATTTGGCGGTGACATTCCGGTTCGGCGAGGAGGTGACGGCCGTCGACGTCGGCGCCGCGGGCACGGTGACCACGCTCGCCAGCGGGAAGCAGATCCCCGCCGAAACGGTGATGTACTCGGCGGGCCGCCAGGGCCAGACCGAGCACCTCGACGCGGAGAACGCCGGGTTGGAGGTCGACAGGCGCGGACGCATCTTCGTCGACGACCAGTTCCAGACCAAGGTCGACCACATCTACGCCGTCGGCGATGTGATCGGCTTCCCCGCCCTTGCCGCGACCTCGATGGACCAGGGCAGGCTGGCGGCCTACCACGCGTTCGGCGAGCCCACGAAGGGCATCACCGAGCTGCAGCCGATCGGCATCTACTCCATTCCCGAGGTGTCCTACGTCGGCGCCACCGAGGTGGATCTGACGCGCGACTCGATCCCCTACGAGGTCGGGGTGTCCCGCTACCGCGAGCTGGCCCGAGGTCAGATCGCAGGCGACTCGTACGGGATGCTCAAGCTCCTGGTCTCGACCGAGGATCTGAGGCTGCTCGGTGTGCACATCTTCGGGTCGACCGCCACCGAGCTGGTGCACATCGGCCAGGCCGTGATGGGCTGCGGCGGCACCGTCGAGTATCTGGTGGACGCCGTCTTCAACTATCCGACCTTCTCGGAGGCCTACAAGGTGGCCGCGCTGGACGTGATGAACAAACTGCGCGCGCTCAGCCAGTTCCGCACCTAG